In a genomic window of Streptomyces sp. NBC_00525:
- a CDS encoding SUMF1/EgtB/PvdO family nonheme iron enzyme, whose amino-acid sequence MVGNQVSDVIDIPADLLVIDDSTDARYWASVQRVVDLAGEKGRGPDGIPLLVSLVVAHPEWPVRAGAVRLLAAHHAGDPTADTAVASATHDTVDWVAFTALKVITEHRISAAVPDLIRISGWPSNFTRPDWARKPVGCGAALTKRALIAIFGTRDPAELRRLEDEYFTEMRARVDAVRTRPRRNDDVVLVPGGPAIIGADEQPDAFRMAQDDTTLRAVDVPAFHIDRTTVTNARYREFLEDVGDSDAFDHPDQPLGGSHRPAHWHDPRFNAPGLPVVGIDWYDAHAFAKWAGGALPSEVQWEKAARGVDGRRFPWGDDWDPARVNYVERSFGRAVADLDSLEALLVTIEQGENPAVPVLAADALPDGASPYGVLQMSGNVWELTRTNFYTGEDMDPFFRGRHPLDFMNRKDAFHVLRGGTFTSPPACLTTFYRGKDLITDRHMEVGFRCVYEERS is encoded by the coding sequence ATGGTAGGAAATCAGGTTTCAGACGTCATCGACATTCCCGCCGACCTGCTGGTGATCGACGATTCCACCGATGCCCGCTACTGGGCGTCGGTGCAGCGCGTCGTCGACCTGGCCGGGGAGAAGGGGCGCGGCCCCGACGGGATACCGCTCCTGGTGAGCCTCGTGGTCGCCCACCCCGAGTGGCCGGTGCGCGCCGGCGCGGTACGCCTGCTCGCCGCCCACCACGCGGGCGACCCCACCGCCGACACCGCGGTTGCCTCCGCGACGCACGACACCGTCGACTGGGTCGCCTTCACCGCGCTCAAGGTCATCACGGAGCACCGGATCTCCGCCGCGGTTCCCGACCTCATCCGCATCTCCGGCTGGCCCAGCAACTTCACCCGCCCCGACTGGGCGCGCAAGCCCGTCGGCTGCGGCGCGGCGCTCACCAAGCGCGCCCTGATCGCCATCTTCGGCACCCGCGACCCCGCCGAACTGCGCCGCCTGGAGGACGAGTACTTCACCGAGATGCGGGCCCGCGTCGACGCCGTCCGCACCCGCCCCCGGCGCAACGACGACGTCGTCCTGGTGCCGGGCGGCCCGGCCATCATCGGCGCCGACGAGCAGCCCGACGCCTTCCGCATGGCCCAGGACGACACCACGCTGCGCGCGGTGGACGTACCCGCCTTCCACATCGACCGCACCACCGTGACCAACGCCCGCTACCGCGAGTTCCTCGAAGACGTCGGCGACTCCGACGCGTTCGACCACCCCGACCAGCCGCTCGGCGGATCGCACCGCCCGGCGCACTGGCACGACCCGCGCTTCAACGCGCCCGGCCTCCCGGTCGTGGGCATCGACTGGTACGACGCCCACGCCTTCGCGAAGTGGGCCGGCGGCGCGCTGCCCAGCGAGGTCCAGTGGGAGAAGGCCGCGCGCGGCGTGGACGGCCGCCGCTTCCCGTGGGGCGACGACTGGGACCCGGCACGGGTGAACTACGTCGAGCGCTCGTTCGGCCGGGCCGTGGCCGACCTCGACTCCCTCGAAGCGCTCCTCGTCACCATCGAACAGGGCGAGAACCCCGCCGTCCCGGTGCTGGCCGCGGACGCCCTGCCGGACGGCGCCAGCCCGTACGGCGTCCTGCAGATGTCGGGCAACGTCTGGGAGCTGACCCGGACCAACTTCTACACCGGCGAGGACATGGACCCCTTCTTCCGGGGGCGCCACCCGCTGGACTTCATGAACCGCAAGGACGCCTTCCACGTGCTGCGCGGCGGCACCTTCACCTCGCCGCCCGCCTGCCTCACCACGTTCTACCGGGGCAAGGACCTGATCACCGACCGCCACATGGAGGTCGGCTTCCGCTGCGTGTACGAGGAGCGGAGCTGA
- a CDS encoding pyridoxamine 5'-phosphate oxidase family protein encodes MTTVAPRGLEERLGDTRKKLENDIDVWVASAGGPGAPYLVPLSFLWDGTAVLVSTPRDSVTGRNLLADGRVRLALGPTRDVVIIDGDAEPVDTAELGATADAFAAKTGFDPRELDQPYQYFRVRPRRIQAWREANELSGRTLMKDGAWLG; translated from the coding sequence ATGACGACCGTGGCACCGCGTGGGCTCGAGGAACGGTTGGGCGACACTCGTAAGAAGCTGGAGAACGACATCGATGTCTGGGTCGCGTCGGCGGGCGGCCCCGGCGCCCCCTACCTCGTCCCGCTCTCCTTCCTCTGGGACGGGACGGCCGTCCTCGTCTCGACCCCGCGCGATTCCGTCACCGGCCGCAACCTGCTGGCGGACGGCCGGGTGCGCCTCGCCCTCGGCCCCACCCGCGACGTCGTGATCATCGACGGCGACGCGGAGCCGGTGGACACCGCCGAGCTGGGCGCGACGGCCGACGCGTTCGCGGCCAAGACCGGCTTCGACCCGCGCGAACTCGACCAGCCCTACCAGTACTTCCGCGTACGGCCCCGGCGCATCCAGGCATGGCGCGAGGCCAACGAGCTGTCCGGACGCACGCTGATGAAGGACGGCGCCTGGCTGGGCTGA
- a CDS encoding aldehyde dehydrogenase family protein, giving the protein MTEPGRAILDPATGQAVAHVPDTPGPGVTDAVDRAAAAFHDGWADTSPAHRSALLRELAGLLREDHDTLAELERRNAGKPAARAAGEVAFAAQVVDWFAAAARYPVGETHPTAPGMRTYTDRVPVGVCAAIAPNNYPLLLAVWKIAAALAYGNTVVVKPAPETPLSTRRLVERATEVLPEGVLTAVYGGAGTGRLLCDHPAVGMVSFTGSTAAGRDVARRCADGLKPVSLELGGKNPVVVFRDADLDEAARAVVTGFTGNTGQVCVAATRLIVDRAVHAEFVARVAERAAALRVGPPQDPATDLGPLISRAAVDRAAAAVDEAELRGAKVIVPPGRTGLRHELGGGFFADPVVLDGTPPDCRAWREELFAPVLSVAAFDTETEALALAHDTAYGLSASVWTSDAHRAERFARALRAGMVWVNTWGDTEETVSVSGMGQSGYGRELGLHAVEGYTRPRAVWVAHRARG; this is encoded by the coding sequence ATGACCGAGCCGGGACGCGCGATCCTCGACCCCGCGACGGGACAGGCCGTCGCCCACGTACCGGACACGCCCGGACCCGGCGTCACCGACGCCGTGGACCGGGCCGCCGCGGCGTTCCACGACGGCTGGGCCGACACCTCCCCGGCCCACCGCTCCGCCCTCCTGCGCGAACTCGCCGGCCTGCTGCGCGAGGACCACGACACCCTCGCCGAACTGGAACGGCGCAACGCGGGCAAGCCCGCGGCGCGCGCCGCCGGAGAGGTCGCGTTCGCCGCACAGGTGGTCGACTGGTTCGCGGCCGCCGCCCGGTACCCGGTGGGCGAGACCCACCCCACCGCCCCCGGCATGCGCACCTACACCGACCGGGTGCCGGTCGGGGTGTGCGCCGCCATCGCCCCGAACAACTACCCGCTCCTGCTGGCCGTCTGGAAGATCGCCGCGGCGCTCGCGTACGGCAACACCGTCGTCGTCAAACCGGCGCCCGAGACCCCCCTGTCCACCCGCCGGCTGGTCGAACGCGCCACCGAGGTGCTGCCCGAAGGCGTACTCACCGCCGTCTACGGCGGCGCCGGCACCGGACGCCTGCTGTGCGACCACCCGGCCGTGGGGATGGTCTCCTTCACCGGCTCCACGGCCGCCGGACGCGACGTGGCCCGGCGCTGCGCCGACGGCCTCAAACCCGTTTCCCTGGAACTCGGCGGCAAGAACCCCGTCGTCGTCTTCCGCGACGCCGACCTCGACGAGGCCGCCCGCGCCGTCGTCACCGGCTTCACCGGCAACACCGGCCAGGTGTGCGTGGCCGCCACCCGCCTGATCGTCGACCGCGCCGTGCACGCCGAGTTCGTCGCCCGCGTCGCCGAACGGGCCGCCGCCCTGCGCGTCGGCCCGCCGCAGGACCCCGCCACCGACCTCGGCCCGCTGATCAGCCGGGCGGCCGTCGACCGGGCGGCCGCGGCCGTCGACGAGGCCGAACTCCGGGGGGCGAAGGTCATCGTGCCGCCCGGCCGCACCGGCCTGCGCCACGAACTCGGCGGCGGCTTCTTCGCGGACCCGGTCGTCCTGGACGGAACCCCGCCCGACTGCCGCGCCTGGCGCGAGGAGCTCTTCGCCCCGGTGCTGTCCGTGGCGGCGTTCGACACCGAAACCGAGGCCCTGGCCCTCGCCCACGACACGGCGTACGGCCTGTCGGCCTCCGTGTGGACCTCCGACGCCCATCGCGCCGAGCGCTTCGCCCGCGCCCTGCGCGCCGGCATGGTCTGGGTCAACACCTGGGGCGACACCGAGGAGACGGTCAGCGTTTCCGGGATGGGCCAGTCCGGCTACGGCCGCGAGCTGGGCCTCCACGCGGTGGAGGGCTACACCAGGCCCCGCGCCGTCTGGGTGGCCCACCGGGCACGGGGGTAG
- a CDS encoding asparagine synthetase B family protein, whose amino-acid sequence MCGIAGFISFEGRRDPDWLAALGRTMTEAMAHRGEAACAPYVSPCGTVMLCATRLAVRDRSHAGDQPMTDPTGRVVLVHNGEVFGSRSPAPPLWPRRTTCDTEFVLQEVCREPDPAAALRPLDGMFALAWHDTWTGRVVLARDHFGVKPLYYAFTDAGLLFASEQGVLLSTGLVTPEVDREEFLLRSWIRMDAADDHTWLRGVEALPPAEYLVIDRPRTARHRYWHPGAVDGTVEPEEIRAAFDRAITQRSVSDVPRAAVLSGGVDSTAIVAGLTGLGLPVDTYVLRYQDGIGGSGDDVAHATEAAGRLGVPLTVCDLGRDAAVDLLPVLPTRLMRPLLHGAELAMHQLYRAIAADGKVVVYSGHGADEFWGYQAGKYFPIVDPYAPTFIHGRDYLTRRLHADERPVWSRLVEWMAHELDIDMSTVTDMVWERTMAEYRALKTASPLKRGRHHLMRRFLVYVNDMVDATSSTFTLEDRPVFQDVTLAELAFRCPEHLKDSNQPGTHKGLLKAALTDLLPASVRARRKQGFPTPADPGYVRQVAGLADGLGTPFGLPRPPAALRAELGVGEWMFLASTSAWLDHLTEIRTHPRSHGEQSRPALELARPGQRGSA is encoded by the coding sequence ATGTGCGGCATAGCGGGCTTCATCAGCTTCGAAGGACGGCGCGATCCCGACTGGCTGGCGGCGCTGGGCCGGACCATGACCGAGGCCATGGCCCACCGGGGCGAGGCGGCCTGCGCGCCGTACGTCTCGCCCTGCGGCACCGTCATGCTGTGCGCGACCCGGCTGGCCGTGCGCGACCGCAGCCACGCCGGCGACCAGCCGATGACCGACCCCACGGGCCGCGTCGTGCTGGTGCACAACGGCGAGGTCTTCGGCTCCCGGTCGCCCGCGCCGCCGCTGTGGCCGCGCCGCACCACCTGCGACACAGAGTTCGTCCTCCAGGAGGTCTGCCGCGAGCCCGACCCGGCCGCCGCGCTCCGGCCGCTGGACGGCATGTTCGCACTCGCCTGGCACGACACCTGGACCGGACGCGTGGTGCTGGCCCGCGACCACTTCGGCGTGAAGCCGCTGTACTACGCCTTCACCGACGCCGGACTGCTCTTCGCATCGGAGCAGGGGGTGCTGCTCAGCACCGGCCTCGTCACCCCCGAGGTGGACCGCGAGGAGTTCCTGCTGCGCTCCTGGATCAGGATGGACGCAGCCGACGACCACACCTGGCTGCGCGGCGTCGAGGCGCTGCCGCCCGCCGAATACCTCGTCATCGACCGGCCCCGCACCGCCAGACACCGCTACTGGCACCCCGGCGCGGTGGACGGCACGGTCGAGCCCGAGGAGATCCGGGCCGCCTTCGACCGGGCGATCACCCAGCGGTCCGTGTCCGACGTACCCAGGGCCGCCGTGCTCAGCGGCGGCGTCGACAGCACCGCGATCGTCGCGGGCCTGACCGGCCTGGGGCTGCCCGTCGACACGTACGTACTGCGCTACCAGGACGGCATCGGCGGCTCCGGCGACGACGTCGCGCACGCCACCGAGGCCGCCGGGCGCCTGGGCGTGCCGCTGACCGTCTGCGACCTCGGCCGCGACGCCGCCGTCGACCTGCTGCCGGTCCTGCCGACCCGGCTGATGCGGCCGCTGCTGCACGGCGCCGAACTGGCGATGCACCAGCTCTACCGGGCCATCGCCGCAGACGGCAAGGTCGTCGTCTACTCCGGCCACGGGGCCGACGAGTTCTGGGGCTACCAGGCCGGCAAGTACTTCCCCATCGTCGACCCCTACGCGCCCACGTTCATCCACGGACGCGACTACCTGACCCGCCGGCTGCACGCCGACGAACGCCCGGTCTGGTCCCGGCTCGTCGAGTGGATGGCCCATGAACTCGACATCGACATGTCTACGGTGACCGACATGGTGTGGGAACGCACCATGGCCGAGTACCGGGCGCTCAAGACGGCATCGCCGCTCAAACGCGGCAGGCACCACCTGATGCGGCGCTTCCTCGTCTACGTCAACGACATGGTGGACGCGACCTCGTCGACCTTCACCCTGGAGGACCGGCCCGTCTTCCAGGACGTCACCCTCGCCGAGCTGGCCTTCCGCTGCCCCGAACACCTGAAGGACTCCAACCAGCCCGGCACCCACAAGGGGCTGCTGAAGGCGGCGCTCACCGATCTGCTGCCCGCATCGGTCCGGGCCCGCCGCAAACAGGGCTTCCCGACCCCCGCCGACCCCGGCTACGTCCGCCAGGTCGCCGGTCTGGCCGACGGGCTCGGCACCCCCTTCGGGCTGCCCCGGCCGCCGGCCGCGCTCCGCGCCGAGCTGGGCGTCGGCGAATGGATGTTCCTTGCCTCGACCTCCGCCTGGCTCGACCACCTCACGGAGATCCGAACCCACCCGAGGAGTCACGGTGAGCAATCCCGTCCCGCACTGGAGCTGGCACGTCCTGGACAGCGCGGCAGCGCTTGA
- a CDS encoding MBL fold metallo-hydrolase, with translation MRLTSLGHACVLIETGTERILFDPWLTQRLDRFWEHHPPLPGDLVREVLDEGVDYVVLSHHHYDHHHFPSLLGLVDGADVDFDDSPRQSSEVTCVYPAGPVPPTLTASGLGHQAISWTLRRFGFERLRPVTPGDTITTPGGTVLRTFPSAVSFPEMSVLVRTADASVMLCGDALLHDDTVAAFQRADAPGVDALFVPAHSISPPGVLTERRPLTDADAIRDRAVANFDRYLASIPATVTVPSSFGWRISGEDGHDYAWCNRTMFPFTPAQALDRLAELGRDGLLWGPGQVMEVAHGKAALTDGPMAPNAYDFDEVYAGITLDPATPVPPFDASRDRYGRQTRDAEDMLRELLERLVATDYWYRALDDGAGRHVVSLYEDEGTETSFLLDPVADRVTRLGPGPAHGHATGAEGWTEMAASTLEAMLGADLLFGSSYALWASNGVLLSAVFHHPSFYTRHVERALREANEA, from the coding sequence ATGCGCCTGACCTCGCTCGGCCACGCCTGCGTCCTCATCGAGACCGGCACGGAACGCATCCTCTTCGACCCGTGGCTCACCCAGCGCCTGGACCGCTTCTGGGAACACCACCCGCCGCTGCCGGGCGACCTGGTCCGCGAGGTGCTCGACGAGGGCGTCGACTACGTGGTGCTCAGTCACCACCACTACGACCACCACCACTTCCCCTCCCTGCTCGGCCTGGTCGACGGCGCCGACGTCGACTTCGACGACAGCCCGCGCCAGAGCTCCGAGGTCACCTGCGTCTACCCCGCGGGCCCGGTGCCGCCGACGCTGACCGCCTCGGGTCTCGGCCACCAGGCGATCTCCTGGACGCTGCGCCGCTTCGGCTTCGAGCGCCTGCGCCCCGTCACGCCGGGCGACACGATCACCACCCCGGGCGGCACCGTCCTGCGGACCTTCCCCTCGGCCGTGTCGTTCCCCGAGATGAGCGTGCTGGTGCGGACCGCCGACGCGTCCGTGATGCTCTGCGGCGACGCGCTCCTGCACGACGACACCGTCGCCGCCTTCCAGCGCGCCGACGCGCCCGGGGTCGACGCCCTGTTCGTCCCCGCGCACAGCATCTCGCCGCCCGGCGTGCTCACCGAACGCCGCCCGCTGACCGACGCCGACGCGATCCGGGACCGCGCCGTCGCGAACTTCGACCGGTACCTCGCCTCGATCCCCGCGACCGTGACCGTCCCCTCCTCGTTCGGCTGGCGCATCAGCGGCGAGGACGGGCACGACTACGCCTGGTGCAACAGGACGATGTTCCCCTTCACCCCGGCCCAGGCCCTGGACCGCCTCGCGGAACTCGGCCGCGACGGCCTGCTGTGGGGCCCCGGCCAGGTCATGGAGGTGGCGCACGGCAAGGCCGCCCTGACCGACGGACCGATGGCGCCCAACGCGTACGACTTCGACGAGGTCTACGCCGGGATCACCCTCGACCCGGCCACCCCCGTACCGCCGTTCGACGCCTCCCGCGACCGCTACGGCCGCCAGACCCGCGACGCCGAGGACATGCTCCGCGAACTGCTGGAGCGGCTCGTGGCGACCGACTACTGGTACCGGGCACTGGACGACGGCGCCGGACGCCACGTCGTCTCCCTGTACGAGGACGAGGGCACCGAGACCTCCTTCCTGCTGGACCCGGTCGCGGACCGGGTGACCCGGCTCGGCCCCGGCCCCGCCCACGGCCATGCCACCGGCGCCGAGGGCTGGACCGAAATGGCGGCGAGCACCCTGGAGGCCATGCTCGGCGCCGACCTCCTGTTCGGCAGCTCCTACGCCCTGTGGGCCAGCAACGGCGTACTGCTCTCCGCGGTCTTCCACCACCCGTCCTTCTACACGCGCCACGTGGAGCGCGCGCTGCGGGAGGCGAACGAGGCATGA
- a CDS encoding threonine aldolase family protein: MARTDPPRLDFRSDTRTLPDARMRAATAAADVGDDVYGDDPTVALLEARVAELLGTGAALLTPTSTMANLLAPLAAAGAPGSHAPGPHAPRLVVGADTHMAFLEADGLRRFTGAELLTVPQRPGGLPDLAAVEALLATGGGRPTVVCLENTSMLHSGNALDAGATRTLADLAHRHGAHVHLDGARLANAAVALGVRPAELAEPADSVTFSVSKGLGAPVGGLLCGTPEYIARARELRAALGGAMHQAGVVAAPALVALERLPELAADHATAAALAAGLAGLPGVEVMRAPHPTNMVMARAAGLTAEECAARLAALGVRVLPLPGGFVRFAVHRAHDMIGVRAAVRALAAVAAGAPGARTTTEGDLPGREFSTTSTEEA; the protein is encoded by the coding sequence ATGGCCCGGACCGACCCGCCCCGGCTCGACTTCCGCAGCGACACCCGCACGCTCCCGGACGCCCGGATGCGCGCGGCGACGGCCGCCGCCGACGTCGGGGACGACGTGTACGGGGACGACCCCACGGTCGCCCTCCTCGAAGCACGGGTGGCCGAACTGCTCGGCACCGGGGCCGCGCTGCTCACCCCCACCAGCACCATGGCGAACCTGCTCGCCCCGCTCGCCGCCGCCGGAGCACCGGGATCGCACGCGCCGGGACCGCACGCGCCGCGCCTCGTCGTCGGTGCGGACACCCACATGGCCTTCCTCGAAGCGGACGGGCTGCGCCGCTTCACCGGGGCCGAACTGCTGACGGTCCCGCAGCGCCCCGGCGGCCTGCCCGACCTCGCCGCCGTCGAAGCACTGCTCGCCACCGGCGGCGGCCGGCCCACCGTGGTCTGCCTGGAGAACACGAGCATGCTGCACTCGGGCAACGCCCTGGACGCCGGGGCGACCCGGACCCTGGCCGACCTCGCCCACCGCCACGGCGCCCACGTCCACCTCGACGGCGCCCGGCTCGCGAACGCGGCCGTCGCGCTCGGGGTGCGCCCCGCAGAGCTGGCGGAGCCCGCGGACAGCGTCACCTTCTCGGTCTCCAAGGGCCTCGGCGCACCGGTGGGCGGGCTGCTGTGCGGCACCCCCGAGTACATCGCGCGCGCCCGCGAACTGAGGGCGGCGCTGGGCGGCGCCATGCACCAGGCGGGTGTCGTGGCGGCACCGGCCCTCGTCGCGCTGGAACGCCTGCCCGAGCTGGCGGCCGACCACGCGACGGCCGCCGCGCTCGCCGCCGGGCTCGCCGGACTGCCCGGTGTCGAGGTGATGCGCGCACCGCACCCGACCAACATGGTCATGGCCCGCGCCGCCGGGCTGACCGCGGAGGAATGCGCCGCCCGCCTCGCCGCCCTGGGCGTGCGTGTGCTGCCCCTGCCGGGCGGCTTCGTGCGCTTCGCTGTGCACCGGGCACACGACATGATCGGTGTGCGTGCCGCTGTCAGGGCGCTGGCGGCGGTCGCCGCCGGCGCGCCGGGGGCCCGTACGACCACCGAAGGAGACCTTCCCGGACGGGAGTTCTCCACGACATCGACGGAGGAAGCATGA
- a CDS encoding phytanoyl-CoA dioxygenase family protein — protein MLDTASRDIREKGFVRLPGLAAGDALDRLRRAVGRIEELAADRTASGGEFILEAAGAGGWAAWQEGGGAIKGVLRSVDRIHHHVPEFDAVQRSLRLARGPVARCAGGVPGELVNAFLWAKPPVVGSAKPWHQDMAFAPPGFDTREHGIVTIWIALEPATTRNGCLEFVPGSHTLGLFPHSGDRERLPGEAPLAKAVEPHIADAHLVRAAEPVAVPLEPGSAVMFDGMVVHRSAPNTTEAEPRTAVSFVYRVPRPSWTRWEPAVPAGAAFDCGNSPVERRAQAAAPRARA, from the coding sequence ATGCTTGACACCGCTTCCCGGGATATACGGGAGAAGGGTTTCGTACGGCTTCCGGGGCTCGCGGCGGGCGACGCGCTCGACCGGCTCCGGCGTGCGGTCGGCCGGATCGAGGAGCTGGCCGCCGACCGCACGGCCTCCGGCGGCGAGTTCATCCTGGAGGCGGCCGGCGCCGGCGGCTGGGCGGCCTGGCAGGAGGGGGGCGGCGCCATCAAGGGCGTGCTGCGGTCGGTCGACCGCATCCACCACCACGTCCCGGAGTTCGACGCCGTGCAGCGCTCGCTGCGCCTGGCGCGGGGCCCGGTCGCCCGGTGTGCCGGCGGCGTGCCGGGCGAGCTGGTCAACGCGTTCCTGTGGGCGAAGCCGCCCGTCGTCGGCTCGGCCAAGCCCTGGCACCAGGACATGGCCTTCGCGCCGCCCGGCTTCGACACCCGGGAGCACGGCATCGTCACGATCTGGATCGCGCTGGAACCGGCGACCACGCGCAACGGCTGTCTGGAGTTCGTCCCCGGCTCCCACACGCTCGGGCTGTTCCCGCACAGCGGGGACCGGGAGCGGCTGCCGGGTGAGGCACCGCTGGCGAAGGCGGTGGAGCCGCACATCGCGGACGCGCACCTCGTGCGGGCGGCCGAACCGGTCGCCGTGCCGCTCGAACCCGGTTCGGCCGTCATGTTCGACGGCATGGTGGTGCACCGCTCGGCGCCCAACACGACGGAGGCGGAGCCCCGTACCGCCGTCAGCTTCGTCTACCGGGTGCCGCGCCCGTCCTGGACGCGGTGGGAGCCGGCCGTGCCCGCGGGGGCGGCGTTCGACTGCGGAAATTCCCCGGTCGAACGGCGGGCTCAGGCGGCCGCCCCGAGGGCGAGGGCGTAG
- a CDS encoding alpha/beta hydrolase-fold protein codes for MSDPLVLDHESAVLRGNPLGDPSRRRIEVHLPPGYDGVRRFPVVYWLPGFGAHPGLAGKALAFGSSVADRLRRAMTDGRVPPALLVVPDCTTAYGGSQYIDSAACGPYAGYLAEVVAEIDRRFATRPQPAWRAVGGKSSGGYGALVAGMTSELFGAVIACSPDAGFEHSYLPLLPRTLDTVGAAGGIDALLARRDSGPHDVPFMVAMSIIAMGMCYADDPRTTASDALPCDPETGLFRDEVWRRWLDHDPVRMLPAYAGRLAGAGLLHLSVGRRDEYGMHWGVRALHAALDGHRVPHVYLEHEGGHQGIEHVYTEALAALWKLWREPEGDVCAA; via the coding sequence ATGAGCGACCCGCTCGTCCTCGACCACGAGAGCGCGGTGCTCCGCGGCAACCCGCTCGGCGACCCCTCCCGCCGCCGCATCGAGGTGCACCTGCCGCCCGGCTACGACGGCGTGCGGCGCTTCCCGGTCGTGTACTGGCTGCCCGGCTTCGGCGCCCACCCCGGCCTCGCCGGGAAGGCCCTCGCCTTCGGCTCGTCCGTCGCCGACCGCCTCCGCCGGGCGATGACGGACGGCCGCGTACCGCCCGCGCTGCTCGTCGTGCCCGACTGCACGACCGCCTACGGCGGCTCGCAGTACATCGACTCGGCGGCCTGCGGCCCCTACGCCGGCTACCTGGCCGAGGTCGTCGCCGAGATCGACCGGCGGTTCGCGACCCGGCCGCAGCCGGCGTGGCGCGCCGTCGGCGGGAAGTCCAGCGGCGGCTACGGCGCGCTCGTCGCGGGCATGACCTCCGAGCTGTTCGGGGCGGTGATCGCCTGCTCGCCCGACGCCGGGTTCGAGCACAGCTATCTGCCGCTGCTGCCCCGGACCCTCGACACCGTCGGCGCGGCCGGCGGCATCGACGCGCTCCTCGCCCGCCGCGACAGCGGCCCGCACGACGTGCCCTTCATGGTCGCCATGAGCATCATCGCGATGGGTATGTGCTACGCCGACGACCCCCGCACCACCGCGTCGGACGCACTGCCCTGCGACCCGGAGACGGGACTGTTCCGCGACGAGGTGTGGCGGCGATGGCTCGACCACGACCCGGTACGGATGCTCCCCGCGTACGCCGGCCGGCTCGCCGGAGCCGGCCTGCTGCACCTGAGCGTCGGCCGGCGCGACGAGTACGGCATGCACTGGGGCGTCCGTGCGCTGCACGCGGCCCTCGACGGCCACCGGGTGCCGCACGTCTACCTGGAACACGAGGGCGGCCACCAGGGCATCGAGCACGTCTACACCGAGGCTCTGGCGGCGCTGTGGAAGCTGTGGCGGGAACCGGAGGGTGACGTATGTGCGGCATAG